The window AGACGACCTTCGCAACATCGAAAAGCAGGTAccttttttttcccccttttaAACGTCGGTGaagtttacttttttttttttattttgtgtttgtAATGGTAAAGAAGTGACAACTATGAGGAATTACCATTAAATTGGTCAATTTAATTGATATTCTTGTTGTAGGTTTACGAGTTAGAGACTAATTATTTACAAGATTCGAGCCATTTCGGGCATGTTTTGAAAGGATTCGAAggctttctttcttcatcCAAGAACACAGCAAAGTAGCTTTTTTTTaccatattttgttttatttactGCTGGTAATTTGATgtctaattttgttttaagcaTTGAATTGTTAGCTTGCACATTTTAAATATCTGGCTGTATGTACTTAATTATCTTTATGAATCAGaactttttaaaagaaattttgggTTTGATAGCAAATTAGTGACAAATTGTTACATAAGCTCACGTTATCTTTTTAGTGGATAGAATGAACAAATCAAGTTATGACACATCATTAAAATTTGCCATGTCAGCATCCgtcacaatagtttttcataTTAATGAAAACTGTGGATCTGTTTATGTTGATGTAAAAATTTTAGTAAAGTGTCTGTATTGTAATTATTTGTGAACGAATAAATGGTGTAGGAGGAAGAGTTTATATAGTATTTCTCCAAATTATTGGATTCTAAGTAGCGCACAAGTGGCAATCACACCATACATTTTGTATTTAAGTACTGCTGGTAATTATGTTAAGTATTTCATGTTCGTTTTTTTGTGACGGAAAATTCATGTAAATTTATTTCTGTAGCTTGAAGAGGTATAGGAAGTTTCAGCCAGAAGATAGACTGTTCTCATTGTCATCAGTCACGTCACCAGCGGTATGTGATAGTATAAGCTTCAGTATATACGCATAACTAAATTGTACCACTTTGTAGcgtgttctttttcttttattcctgtttattttttctcacGGATAGAGGTGACACTTGATGTGTTTTCAGCTAGATGGTTAGAGTTAATAAACATGGCGAGCATTTAATTAGGCTTAATGTCTCTGTGATCTTGTTTATCGGAATTCAGGTTTCAAATAAGTTTCCCAACAGATTAGATCTCTGAGGAAATATTTAGCTACTACTATATGTATTGAGCTTAGAAAGGCTGGCACACTTTAGCTTGACATTTAATATACTGCTATTTTTAACTGTCATTCTTACATAGAATAAGCTATTTGAGCTAAAGTGAGTTGACAGGCAGTACTTGGTCTTGTTAACTTCCTGAATGGCATCTTCTGGGCCATCCCATATTAGTATGTGATGATATCAAGTAGTTGCCTGTAGGGTCATAAGGAGAACTTGTGGCCTATTTATCATAGCAAACATGCATGCTGAGAGGGTAAACTGAAATTCTTTATTAGGTTTCTTTCAGCTCTTGACTTGATTAACCTAGAAGCATTAAGGAGTTTTTTCAATAATATACCCTTTTGATGAATGATAGGGTCTACTTTATTTCTGCTTCTATCCAATTTTGGGAATCTATGATCATATTTTGAATGAGAGCATTGCACTGAAGCTGACAGAATTTAATGTCAGTAGTGGTGATGCTCACCTTCAGGTCTACTTGTTGCATATCTTTTTGAAGAGAATTTAGGATGCATGTTGTCTCAAAATAAGCCATTATTTACATGAGTTGGTGAATGGAATTGTCATTGTTTATAATAATACTAGTAAGTTGTTATCTTTAGTGTTATTTGACTATTTCTTTAGTCTCACCATGTTTGTGCAATTGTGCTGCACCTTCCATTTGTTTTAGCAGAAATCAATAGTACAAAATGGTCATGACAAGTCTGTGTCTCAAAAGTACATGTAATTGAGATAGTTATTCTGATTCAACAAGACTGGTTTGTTCactttgcttctttttcaGGCTGAAGAACTTGGAGTTCGACAAGATGGTAAACCTTGTTCATTATTTTACTAATGTTTTCCCTCATAAAGCTATTTTTTACATCCTTTGATTTTTCATCCTCTCTGTCGCAGATGGAAGATCTGATTTTGGTCCAGGTCGGTCTAAGGGTGGAGGCTTAGCTGCCAATGGCCAGTGAGTGTGCTaataattgttattatttgaGTTCTTTAGGcatttaattttgaagaaaaacaaggAAATAAAGCAACACGGTCCAGATTGAGTTGGCTTTACTCAATCAAGTGAAACTTTTACACATCAGTTCATAACATAGACCtattacttatttaatttatagagGGAAACCGAAGAAGGGTAGAACTGCCTCAGCAGCAAGAGATGGAAAGAGAATCAGGCCATCAAGTGAACCAGAttttgatgatgaagatgatcCTGATATGGGCTTGAGATAACTTAATAAGAACTTGTCATATAACTTTAGATGTAAGTGTATTCTGTAACAATATAGGGGAATTCTTGATATTTAATCTAGGTGGTCCAGCATTTAGGTGATGCTGAAAGCATCCTCTTTAGGATGGCTATATTGCATGTGTTAGAATGTAGTGAATCCAGAGGTGTCATGTATAATGTATTGTATAACTTCCCTCCTTTCTGTATCTTTTGATTGTTTCCATTGTATTATGTTCTTTACATTGACATTGCCTAGAGTTGTGTAAActctggaaaaaaaaatccagtTAAGCTTCCAATTACAACATAGTTCTTGCAATATTGTACCCATCTTCTGGTATGGCTTGAAAATATTGGAGTTGAGGAGCCTTGGCTGGTTCAGGTTGTTGTTTAAGCTGATAGCACAATGCTTTACGGCTTCAATGAAAGCCTAGTTTCTTCCCTGTATTAATTGATAGCTCTTTGGCAGCCGGGATATAAAGCAAAACACAAAACAAATTCAAAGCACACTCGTGGGAATTGACCTAGCAACTCAATTCTAGTTCGGGGACAAAAGTTGGGGTCGGAAATAAGTTAGTTTCTAGGCCAGCCCACTATCTACGTCTGGGGTTAAACTACTGGACTAGCAGGGccattatcttcttcttttgtctAATTCTTCTTGGATTCCATAATCCCATATGAATAACTTGGTGTAAAAAGAACATGAtacatcaaaaataagttggAGGAATGAAGCTAACCCATTGTTAActtatctttattttgtttacaatTCTTTGCACCAAGCCCAACCTCGGCAGACATAGCTTaaacttgaaaagaaaagggacATGAAAAGGTCTACGAAAGGCTGCAATACAATTCCCAGTCCTGGGACCATGCCAAGCCTACAGAGAAGAAAATTCGAAGGAAACAGAAACGTAGTTTGACTGTTTTCCCTATTCTTTAATCGAGTATTTATTGGGAAACATGGTGGAGTAAATACAACTGGCTCGGCGGTCGCTCATATGTTTCTAGATTGAAAATTTCTTGGAGAAGAATTGAAGCACAACACCTTTTTGAATTAAAGAGAGAATCTACGCTCATCATATTGACCTTAGCCTTCGTGTGCTTTGATTCAGAATTCTCATTCAAGGAAAAATCTAGATGTTcaagttaaaattttcaactatatcaagcttttaattatttagttTTCGGGGTCTTATGTTCAGATCTTCTTAAGCCAAGTTTATGCATAAGAGACGAGACTAGTCCGAGAGCATCAGCTAGCAAAGCACTGGAGAAGAAGGGTTAACAGCACAGCCTCAGATCTATGGGAACGTCTTCACTAAGATCTGCAAAGGGGTTTTCTCCCtttgcatgaaattttcatgataaaaagaagaaatcgACATGAACTTTTCATCGTCCTATCGAGTTAAACTTTTATGTAATTGAAATGATTCATTATTGTTGCAGTATTGCTAACTAATACTTCAATGTCTAGCTAGTCTTGTCTCCTTTCTCAACTTGATGGAAAGTAGCTAAACCAAATTTTCACTTTGAAACGTATCATGAAACAAGTGCCTTAATAATCTCCTGGCAGCCATGGATGAATAATTGGTATAAGCTTTAAAAAGGTAGCCAtaatattcattaaaaaatataaaggtggcatgaatatatatatttttaaagcaatTATGATCGAAAAGCTGTCAAAGCCATCATCCTTGATGATGAATCGATCATGATTGGACgaatttacaaatgaagttaAGGTGAAGCTTGGTAAAACAATGATACAAGGTAAGACCAACGCAAGGGTAAGCACTTGTGAGTTGACTAATTCCACATGGTTTAGTTAAAGATACATAGAAATGCATACAAAGGTACCAATTTTACATGTTACATAGATATATCTTGTCAATTCTTCACACTGTGAAAATAAAGTTTTGGCTGTCTTCTGAcctaattttgtttttgctgcAGATAGTTGGTCTACGACATCCCAAGCAAAACAAATCCGTATTAGATCTGTTTTTGGTTAGCTACAACATTAACATCAACTCTTGTTGATAGTAATGTTTTACTAGTTCATCcgttaatttattaattttcttaaaagtatgttgaatttgatactttatctttgaaaattttaaattatcaatttacGAGATataattctttaaaattgCACAGAATGTGATAGTGAATTCAacacttaatttaattgtattgaaaaaatctcttttaatcaataattgaCAAAAATTCACCCATTTCCAAAcaatgaaaacaaataaaagctTCTCTGATCTAGTATTTTGAACCACGAGCATTATgtcaataaaaaaacaatgtcaccttaattcaaattcaatgATTTAAGTAgacaaatttgattttgattttgacaaTGTGATTCtatattaaatacatatattttaaagGTATGTACATACCCttaacatatatacatatatgattATGCATTATAAAAAGAATTACATATATATGACTTCATTTTGCAACTagcatttgaatatttttaattactaGTTATTAGGTTTCTTATCTCTTCAATTTTGTTCGGCTATCCGTAGATTGGTACAAATGGAAATACAATCATGAGTTAGTCCTGCTAAAATTCATATGTTTCCCTCTCTTAAAataatctatatatatatgtatatttcgTGACAAACTATGTTTAACAGACATCCAATTTTAATATAGAATCATGAAAGCATTTTTAATCTTCCATAAAAAAACAATTGTGctttcaataaaagaaaaccaacaaaaaaagaatattctTTATGagcttgggaacaagcttttgatatTCTAAATAGATCCATGTATGTGTAATCTAATATTAATTCTATACATATCTACATGTGCTCTTGTTTGTAGGTATAATAAAATCGTATATTTCAATATTCTTTTTAGTTGAAAAAAATACTACAGTATAGCCATCATATTTTGACTATGACCCAAAAAGGCATGCTCTCTGTCAGTCCaatttaggaaaaaaaattcagagaaattgactaaaatttcaaatgtaCACTGTACACATCTCAAACGCCCATCTTTTTCATCCTTGAGAAAGTCTGCCTGGataatttagaaaaaagaaaacaaaaattgaccaaaaataaaaataaaaatgaaaaggaaaggaagggAAACCTCCCTAGTCCAAGGCCAACTTTGATCATGTTGCTTAAGTGAAGGCTCCAACTGATCTACTTGCATTTGTTCTTCAATTGGCAATGGTGGTGGGGGAAGCCTAGCTAGTTGGAAGTACTTACTATTTCAAGAATGTTGTACACTAAGTTTTTCAACAGTAAATGCGTTTTTTCACTATGTCAAAACTCAAGAACCAATAATGGCATCCCCATGCTTTCTTAAGCAGCCATTAGCTCGATTAAAAATGGCAATCATCCCCTCCCCCATTCCTGATCGGGAACGCGTGCATCTTGTCAAAATTTATTCATGGTCAAAACCATtagttaaaaagaaattacccaaacaattaagttcatttatttttgttgggAAGTTGATCTCAACTTCTCTACTCGTTCATCATTTTCCGTCTGAACTCATTGCTTTGTTTTGTCAAAAATATAATGTtgaatcaataaaatattgacCCCATTTGCCTGCCACTAGACGGCACATTTATATGGTGGTGACAAATGTTTAagctttaaagaaaaactataTTCGAACATGTTTGAATTTGAGGGTAAAGAAAGAGATCTTCAGGTATTTGTGTGGTAACTTGGTTTCTCTGGCAGCATAAAAAAGTTAGATGGGAAGTCTTCAATGTGAACTAGTCTATTTGATTGTGTCACGTTTGACAAAGCAAATAAATAACAACAGAGTAATTTACTtggatttatttaaaatatctttaaaagattaagataaaaagtttttaCGTGTCAAATTAAATGGAGTAAAATAAGTAGTAACAACATCATTTACAATGGTTTGTCTATTGTTGTTACATGCAAAACAACccaaataaaattgattttttttaaggtataataaaaataaaaacaaaagggaGCATCAGGCAGTACTTTGTGCATGTTTTGGTAGAGCAGTGCAGGAAAAGAAGTTTcaaagagaaaggagaaatgaaatgaaatggcTTTTGTAATCTTACACTGCCCAAAAAAACACTAAGGTagcatttcaaaactaacaagtaaaaatcaaaccaaaagggcaaaaaaaaaaaaaaaacagaaaaaaaaaaatattgtttaaagTCTCGTGGGATTTGACTTTGTATATGGATTACACGAAAGGATGTTGACAAAGGATGATcagtttaatatattttagtaATAATGTATGACCTactaatcattttttttcgcCCGTAAAGTGCCTCTTTTCTTGACTAGAGCCCTCTTCCCCCTTCCTTTTAAGATCAGAGAATAAGTCAACAAACCTGAACCTCCCTTCGTACTTGATCCTAATTTATTCACCCAAGTTGAACCTCCAAAGCCACGTTTCGttcctctttttccttcttgaaTTGCTTAATTAATTTGACTATCTATCTAACCGATGCAACGACAAATTATTCTTTCATCTTGCAGTTTGAGTACAATTTGAAATGTCGTTCGTGTTTTAATCTAACAGTAACGAATTCaagattttatataaaaaataattaaataataattatataatattatgaaaactattcaaaaaataataaagataaaatccaGAGAAATCTAGCAaatagaaaaacataaaaatttacgtAGTTCGACCTCTTACCTACGTCCATAAAGTGAAACTGTTCTTTTATTATTGTAAAattaaagtacaataaattAACTTCTATGATTCTCTAAATCAACCCAAAATCACTTGCGCACTCTTTCTCAATAATCTCTCAATAACACTTACCCAAACCACTCTAACTCCATCCAGAGACAGAGTTACAAGATGTCCTTTTTCTAGAGCTCTTAAAATAGCACATCCAATTCTAAAGCCTAAAGATCtacttttataatataaaaattcaaaatataatgTGATTAGGACTCGATGtgaaatatgaaatttaaaatcatacaACTACTCAATGTTATACACAAACAagaatcctaatcaaataagatctaAAATTCTAATCAacctaaaactcaacaaaTCTTTACCTGTGACTTAAATTCAAACTCCTTAAACCTCTTCCACCAATCGCACCTAATTCCAACTTCCTAACTCCACATACTTTTCAACACTTTGAATAACtctctaaatataaaactctTCAAATCATTGACTTTTATAATTACCATGATTACACATACCGAATCAAGCATTGTCCAACAGTCGATTCTACAAAAAGACCAATGCACCTGTGCAGCTGTAAAGTCAATGGCACTAATTAACTTCAAAAAGGGACCTTGACGACTCTTATAATTTACTATTGATAAGATTTTTCGTCCTTTCACCATCGTCTACATTATGGGAACTTATCATCCCCTTCTCGACAAATGAAATCTCATTTTGACCTTCTCGACAAATGAAATCTCATTTTGGTAATTACCATCTCCTATTGACTGTTCTCATCTCTTCGAGACCTCAGCTCTCAAGAACACTCACCCAAACTTAGAGTTACAAGGTGTCTCATTTCTAAAACTCTTAAAGTACTACATCAAATTCTAAAGtctaaaaatctatttttataatataaaaatttaaagtaaaatgtgattaagaCTCGATGTGGAGtaagaaatttaaaaccatacaaTTACTCAATGTTACGCATAAAcaaaaatcctaatcaaataaaatataaaattctaATCAACCTAAaacttaatataaaaaaatataaatttatatattttaaattttttatataataataaaaaataaaaaaatgaccGTAAGTCACCCCGTCACCATCTTGATTTCATCATTAATtctaaatgaaaatataaagttcAACTTATCACATAAGGTGGCAATATATCGATCTTAGAATAAGAGCATAATATATCATGTGATATTATTATATCACAgaaagattgaaaaaaaaattatgcaaaAATGAAAAGTGATAGAATAGATTAACgggtaaattaaaaaaatgatgttatatttatttattccttcatcattttaaaaaaatatatatatatattgtagtTAGCCACTTATTCGTACAAtaatatactatatatatttgtacTTGCTTTTATCTTTTAGTACGTAAAAGTGCCTTACACCGACAAAAGTTATTCAAAATCACGTGTGTACAAAAGTTAAGAAAtcaataaactaattaatGACTTTCgaaattattcaaaatttcttatatcaacaattatatatatatatatatatatatatacatatttgagaTAGACTTGATAATTTATGTTAACGTGTCATAAACGTATTAGATACGAAACACGTTAAGATTAAATACGAACACGACACGTTTAATATtcgtgttttaaatttaaaatatgtatacgtatatatttaatatatatataacacgaCACGAtacgattaacacgtttattaaacgtatCAATATACGACACGACACAATTAGTAACAtgtttaacacgattaaataaaaatatttataattaaatataaatttattatttaaatttaaaatctataattataaaaataattataacaaaacaaaattaataataacatcaaataatcatcaaaagttaaaaattagaattgaacatgtataattacattatattCCTTTATAAAANTTATGGCTCTAATTCAACCCCAAATCTCTTTTCTGTTTTGACTTCAACACGAGAGTTGGTCCAGTTGGAGGTTTGGATTTCCCGCGAGTTGCTTTGGTCAAACTACGACGGTAGTtcaaaaatatgaagaaaattacACTTTAACCTCATGTATTTTTCATGTATGTCATTATTaagtataattaattaaaaaattagtaaatttattatactttttgaattttaggtgttttagtatttttgttcaaaattaacaaattattcaatttaatgcTAGTAAATGTTAAGGAAAAAAACttgtaaaaattcaaaaattaaatttatattcgaGACATGAATgataatttacaattttttttttatttttaaatatggaaaaaataacag is drawn from Theobroma cacao cultivar B97-61/B2 chromosome 4, Criollo_cocoa_genome_V2, whole genome shotgun sequence and contains these coding sequences:
- the LOC18603216 gene encoding chromatin modification-related protein MEAF6 isoform X2 — its product is MSLGQRGSANPAAMLASLMTKRDKLQDDLRNIEKQVYELETNYLQDSSHFGHVLKGFEGFLSSSKNTANLKRYRKFQPEDRLFSLSSVTSPAQKSIVQNGHDKSVSQKLKNLEFDKMMEDLILVQVGLRVEA
- the LOC18603216 gene encoding chromatin modification-related protein MEAF6 isoform X3 is translated as MSLGQRGSANPAAMLASLMTKRDKLQDDLRNIEKQVYELETNYLQDSSHFGHVLKGFEGFLSSSKNTANLKRYRKFQPEDRLFSLSSVTSPAKSIVQNGHDKSVSQKLKNLEFDKMMEDLILVQVGLRVEA
- the LOC18603216 gene encoding chromatin modification-related protein eaf6 isoform X1, which gives rise to MSLGQRGSANPAAMLASLMTKRDKLQDDLRNIEKQVYELETNYLQDSSHFGHVLKGFEGFLSSSKNTANLKRYRKFQPEDRLFSLSSVTSPAAEELGVRQDDGRSDFGPGRSKGGGLAANGQGKPKKGRTASAARDGKRIRPSSEPDFDDEDDPDMGLR